TGATGAAACAACTAGTAAAAAAATCAATCCTGGATTATTAATCATTCTTTTACTCACATCTTTTACATTTTTCCATTCTTTCGTAAAAGTGAGCAAAGCAATCATAAAAATGAAGGACCAGAAGATTCTGTGTGCTAAAATTTCTTCAGGTGAAACATTGTTAATCATTTTCCAATATAGAGGTAATATCCCCCAAAGGATATAAGAAAAAGCCGTGTAAAAGAGCCCTTTCTTGTATGTATTTTCTTCTGTTGTATTCATCTTGTTTACCTCGATTCTTATGCCTTTCTCAATCAATCTCGACTTTCAAAGTACACTATTCTTCCTCCACCTAAAACTCATTATAAACTTGTTAGAAGCTGTCCCACAACATATTAGCTTTCTAACCCATTTCCCTTCCCATGCATACTCTATATTATCAAATCAGGTATAAAGGAAGTGAAGATATGTTTCCTTGGAATAATAAACAATTTCCATTTGATCAATCCGGTTTTATGAAGCATTTAAACAAGATGAATCCAAAAGACGTCGAATCCTATATTCAAAACGTTATGAAAAATGTTTTTAGTGGAGATTTTACACAGGGATTTCCTTTTCAAGGTAATATGACAGGTAACGATCCTTCAGGATTTCCTTTTCAAGGAGATTTCTCAAAAAGTGAGACGCAAGTGAAGCCCCAGCCGGAAATCTTTGAAACAAATGATTTTGTTTATGTAAAGCTTCCCTTGTCAAGCAAAGATAACAAGAATTTAAAATTACAACACACAAATCATCAGCTTATTCTTATAAACTACCCTAAAGAAAATGAACAATCTAAATACATGTTGCCAAGCCCTGTTAAGAGAAAGGGAACTCGAGCACGATTTTTAGATGATTACCTTGAAATTCAATTTATTCGATTAGATGAAAGTAATATTTCTGAAATAGATATTTCATATTAAATCTTAATGTTATTGTTTGATAATCGTTTCAAATGAGAAAAAACTACCTACTTTATTAGGAGGCCACTGAAAATCTGACGATTTTAAAGATTATTCATGTGAGTTTAAAAAGAGCCGACTTTTTTTCCTTTTTTAGGAATTAAAGTCGGCTCTTTCTTTGCATTAGCCACATATTTTCTCTAATTTTACCCTAGTAGCTTTAGAATTCTTTTAATGTTTACCGTAAATATAGCCATGGCGCCTTGCAACTCCATGCTAATTAGACCCGAGGATTTTGCCACATTATACCCGTGTCTGTGTTTTAATTCACTATTTTTCGCTTCAATTTTATAACGCTCTTTAGACTTTTCCTTAAAATATACACTTTTCTGGAATTGTGCTTGGGATGAATGTTGATCAGACTTAAGGGAAACAGAATATGTTTTACTTTTGGCTCCCTCTTTGTAGCACCCTTCTCTGAAAGGACATCTCTTGCATTTTTCAACATTAAAATAGTAGGTATCAACTTGGTTTTTGCCTACTCCTTTTTTACCTTGCCTAGCTTTCCGTACAGCCATATGCCCTGCCTTGCAGACATACATGCCCGCATCCTTATTGAATTCAAATTCATCCTCTTTTTTTCGGGTACCCTGAGTTATGGAAGGATTTAATTTTGAGACCAGTTTAATTCCATTTTCCTTACTATATTGAATGTTGTCTTTCTCAGAATACGCAGTATCCCCAATAACCGTTTCAATTTCCATTCCTGCATCTATACTTTTCTCAACAAGTGTCTGTAGCTCTTTTCCATCATTTTTTTCTCCGGTTGTAATCGTTGCGGCTGTAATAATTCGCTCTTCACTCATCGCCAGATGAGTTTTATAGCCAAAGAATGATGAGTCAGCTGCTTTGTGTCCGACTTTGGCATCTAGATCATTCATGGACTGTAGCTGTTCGATATCATCTGCAACGGCTTCTTTCAGGAGATTAAGATGTTCCTTGACTTTTGGATACTCTAAAAGGCTTTCTTCCTTTTCAATCACTTCAATGAGCTCTTGGGAATAAGTAATCTCATCTTCAAGTAGATCATTGTTTGGCTTTACGGGGAATTTCTTCTTCATACTCTCGTTAATTTTATAAATTGCTTTTCTGAGGTTTTTGGAGCGCTCCATTAGTATTTCTTTTGGAGTCATTTGATTATATCTCGCCTTTGTATGGGTGGCATCTACAATAATGGACTTGCTTTTAATAATCTCTTTCTCAATGGCAATCTCCACTGTCTTATTGATAAGCATGTCTAATAAGTTCATGTCTTTTAACCTAAGCTTACGAAACTTTGTCAAAGAACTTGAATCAATAACGGCTTCCTCCGGAGCCATATCCAAAAAATATTTGAAGGACATATCATATTTTGAACGCTCGATAATATCAACATCTGAAACATCATGAATGGTTTTCAAAAACAAATATTTAAACATGCGAATAGGATCTATCGCATTCCGCCCATTATCTAGACAATATTTATCCTTTAATTCTTCGTAAATAAAAGAAAAGTCAATTAGATCCTTAATTCTTCGTAACATATTATCCTGAGGAACGACGATATCATATAGAGCCACATATGGACTAAACATCATTGTTTGTTGTTGTTGTATCATTGGAAACCACCCACTTATATTTATAATTTTAATTATAAAGTAAAAAAGGTAGAAAGGTTCACCTAAGTGAATCTTTCTACCTTTTACTTGGACTTTTTCAGTGGCCTCCTTTATTAGCAGGTAGTTTTTTCTCATTAGTAGAAAGGATAACCGCCATATGGAGTTCCATAACCATAACCGTAACCGTATCCACCATAAGGATATCCATAGAAAGGTGGTCTTGGTCTAAAGATCGCACTTCCAACTAACCCACCTAATAAGCCTCCAACAAAAGGACCTCCCCAGAAAAATCTCCCACCAGGATAAGGTCTACGAAAATCATTACGCATCATATAAGGTGCCATTTTTTTACCTCCTCTAAAATATACCTACACTACTTCATATTCATTTAGAGGAATATTGGAGTGGGCTCACACCCACTTTATTAGGTAAATGACATATTTTTTACGGTTTTAGAAATGTCCCGCAAAATAAAATTCCTGCATTATATATTATTCCTCATAAATCATCTTTTTCGTCATACCACCATCCACAACAATGTTAGTACCAGTAACA
This genomic stretch from Metabacillus sp. B2-18 harbors:
- a CDS encoding Hsp20/alpha crystallin family protein, coding for MFPWNNKQFPFDQSGFMKHLNKMNPKDVESYIQNVMKNVFSGDFTQGFPFQGNMTGNDPSGFPFQGDFSKSETQVKPQPEIFETNDFVYVKLPLSSKDNKNLKLQHTNHQLILINYPKENEQSKYMLPSPVKRKGTRARFLDDYLEIQFIRLDESNISEIDISY
- a CDS encoding IS1182 family transposase, which codes for MIQQQQTMMFSPYVALYDIVVPQDNMLRRIKDLIDFSFIYEELKDKYCLDNGRNAIDPIRMFKYLFLKTIHDVSDVDIIERSKYDMSFKYFLDMAPEEAVIDSSSLTKFRKLRLKDMNLLDMLINKTVEIAIEKEIIKSKSIIVDATHTKARYNQMTPKEILMERSKNLRKAIYKINESMKKKFPVKPNNDLLEDEITYSQELIEVIEKEESLLEYPKVKEHLNLLKEAVADDIEQLQSMNDLDAKVGHKAADSSFFGYKTHLAMSEERIITAATITTGEKNDGKELQTLVEKSIDAGMEIETVIGDTAYSEKDNIQYSKENGIKLVSKLNPSITQGTRKKEDEFEFNKDAGMYVCKAGHMAVRKARQGKKGVGKNQVDTYYFNVEKCKRCPFREGCYKEGAKSKTYSVSLKSDQHSSQAQFQKSVYFKEKSKERYKIEAKNSELKHRHGYNVAKSSGLISMELQGAMAIFTVNIKRILKLLG